AAATCGATTCAGCAAGCCGTAGAACAGGCCGAGGCCAATTCAGGATTAAAGATAGGCTCGGTAGTCGTTGGCATAGCCGGACAGCATATCCGCAGTCTACAGCACAGCGATTACATCACAAGGGCAAATTCGGAGGAGGTGATCAATGAAGACGATCTGGAGAAATTATGTAACCAGGTTTACAAATTGGTGATGCTACCCGGAGAGGAGATCATCCACGTTTTGCCACAGGAATACAAGGTAGACGGACAGGCAGAGATCAAACAACCCATCGGGATGTACGGAGGGAGGCTAGAGGCCAATTTCCACGTAGTGGTGGGACAGGTGTCTTCCATAAAGAACATCGGAAGATGCATTAAAAGTGCAGGTTTGGATCTGTACAACATTACCCTAGAACCCCTGGCATCCTCAGAAGCTGTGTTGAGTCAGGAAGAAAAAGAAGCAGGTGTAGCCCTGATCGACATAGGAGGCGGTACAACAGACCTGGCCATCTTCAAGGATGGAATTATCAGGCATACTGCTGTTATTCCCTTTGGAGGTAATGTGATCACAGAAGACATCAAAGAAGGCTGTTCTATTATAGAAAAGCAGGCAGAACTTTTAAAGATAAAATTCGGTTCAGCATGGCCCGGAGAAAATAAGGATAATGAAATAGTCTCTATCCCGGGCTTACGCGGAAGGGAGCCTAAAGAAATCACCCTTAAAAATTTATCCAAGATCATTCATGCACGTGTAGTTGAGATCGTTGAACAGGTATATGTTGAGATCAAGAACTACGGTCATGAGGAGCAAAAGAAAAAGTTAATTGCCGGTATCGTCCTTACCGGTGGGGGTAGCCAGCTGAAACATCTAAAACAGTTGGTGGAGTACATCACCGGAATGGATACGAGAATTGGATATCCCAATGAGCATTTAGCAGGAGATTCGGAGGCAGAAATTGCCAGTCCGCTTTACGCAACTGCGGTGGGATTACTAATGAATGCCGTAGAGAATAAGGACAAACGCAGGTTGAAGACAATAGAAGAAGAACAGGAAAGGGAAATGGTCCTGGAAGGGCATGATGAGATGGGAACAGCCACGGCAGCGAAGAAGGAACGAAAATCAGTATTTGACCGGTGGTCTGAAAAGCTCAAGGATTTTCTAGACAACGCAGAATAAATTAAAGCATATCATTTAACCAGTAATAAAAGCATCATGAACAAGAACACCGAATTTGAAAGTATTTCCTTTGACCTCCCCAAGAATCAAAGCAATGTAATAAAAGTGATCGGCGTTGGCGGCGGTGGCAGCAATGCTATAAATTACATGTTTCAGGCGGGAATCAATGGAGTTGATTTTGTAATATGTAACACAGACTCACAGGCACTTCAAAACAGCCCTGTACCCAATAAGATACAGTTAGGGGTGTCCCTGACAGAAGGATTGGGGGCCGGAGCCAACCCTGAGGTGGGGGAGCAGGCCGCAGTTGAAAGCATGGAAGACATCAAACGCATGCTGGATACTACGACAAAAATGATCTTTATTACAGCCGGAATGGGTGGAGGAACAGGTACTGGTGCTGCTCCTGTCATTGCAAAACAGGCGAAGTCAATGGATGTGCTAACTGTGGGGATTGTTACCATGCCCTTCCAGTTTGAAGGTAAAATGAGATGTCAGCAGGCTCAAAAAGGTATTGAGCGCCTGAGGGAACACGTAGATTCATTGATCATTATCAACAACAACAAACTCCGGGAAGTATATGGTAACCTTGGCTTTAAAGCGGGTTTTTCTAAGGCAGATGAAGTGCTGGCCACTGCCGCCAGGGGCATTGCAGAAGTAATTACCCACCACTATACACAGAATATAGATTTAAGAGACGCCAAAACAGTGCTCTCCAATAGCGGGACCGCAATAATGGGTTCATCTATGGCATCGGGTTCAGCAAGGGCACAGGAGGCTATCATGAAAGCGCTGGATTCGCCACTGCTCAATGACAACAAGATCAACGGGGCGAAAAATGTACTGTTGTTGATTGTATCAGGCACAAAAGAAATAACTATTGATGAGATCGGTGAGATCAATGATCACATTCAAATAGAGGCAGGACACGGCGCTAATATCATCATGGGAGTAGGTGAGGATGAAACCCTGGGGGATGCTATTGCCGTTACCGTAATAGCAACCGGTTTTAACGTAGATCAGCAGGATGAAATTGTCAATACCGAATCAAAAAAAATCATCCATACGCTGGAAGAGGACCAAAAAGCAGAACAACAATTGATGGATTCTGAGGAAGTGGTTCACGAACTGGTTATGGAAGAAGAAGAAACGGAACCCATAGTAAAACATGTTTTAGAGGTAGAGGAGGAGATGGATTTAATTCCTACCACCAATTTTATCCGGAATTTTAATGTCTTTTACGATGAGGTAGTTGCCGAGAATGTAGATGAGGACAGTTTTATTATCATCGATTCAAAAGAAGCTGTTTTTGATATCGAAGTGGTAGATCCGATCACAGTATCTTCATTGGATAAGAATAAGGAGCAGATGGCCATGAGTTTTGACATGCCCCTATCCAAGAAAGAGGATGCAGAGGAAATAGAGGAGGATAAGGAACATGTGATCACCTTCACTCTTGACGAGGAGATTAGCGATATGGATGTCAATGAGCACATCGAGGTCATTCCCGTACTCGAATACAATAAGGACGGAGAAAAGCGCTACAGCCTTGATGATTATATGGAGTTGGAATCCAAATTGACCGGAGCGCGTTCAAAGGCAGAAGACTTTGACCCTAAGATCATTGAAGATGAACTGGTTTTTGAACACAAAACCGTAAGCGCCTATGAACAATCCAATAAGGAGTCAAGTCCGGAGGAGATAGACCCCATGTCATCACCCATAGAAGAGCTATTAAAGGCCAGGGCAGATGAGCGTAGAAAAAAGCTCAAGGATTTTAATTATAAGTTTAAAAATAGCCTGGGTCATATTGAAGAAATTGAAAAAGAACCTGCCTATAAGCGGCAGGGGGTAAACCTTAATGACAGCCCCAAAGAAGGAAAGGTCTCCCGGACAACTCTAGGAGAAGACAGCAATGACGAAATACAATTGCGTTCCAATAATTCCTTCTTACACGATAATGTAGACTAGTTAATTTTGTTCGGTTGTTTCAACCCTTCTTCAGCCCGGAATGATTCCCTTCGTTTCGGGTTTATTTTTTAACTTCACAATTCCAAAAAAAATTGAGTTATGAGCTTACAGGATAAGGTAATGCAGGAAATGAAAACGGCAATGAAAGCTAAGGATTCCGTTGCCCTTGAGTCGCTACGGGCTATCAAATCGGCCTTGTTGTTAGCGCAAACTGATAAAGGGGGGGCAAAGGCCTTACGGAGGAAGAGGAAATAAAAATGGTTCAGCGACTAGTAAAGCAGAGGAAAGACAGCGCAGCTATCTTCAATGAACAAGGACGGCAGGATCTCGCCCAGGCAGAAATAGCTCAGGTGGCTGTGATTGAGAAATTTTTACCCGAACAACTGGATGAAGCGGAAATAGAAAAAGTGGTGGTTGCCACCATTGAGGATATGGGAGCCAGCGGGATGAAAGACATGGGTCCGGTGATGGGCAGGGTTTCCAAAGAACTGGCCGGAAAAGCTGATGGAAAAACGATCTCAGGAATCGTTAGAAAGCATTTAAATTAAGTCGGGACAAGTGGATAGTTCTGAGCTTAAAGCGTTGTTGAAATCCGCAATCACAAGGACGGAGAAGCGCATAGCTCAATACCGGGATTTAAGCAGACCCGTATCACCCGATAATGCTATTGGAAGGGTGTCCAGGATGGATGCCATCAACAACAAAGGCGTTATGGAAGCAGCTCTGCGCAAGGCAGAAGATCAGTTAAGAGGCCTGAAACGCAATTTCTCCATGTTGGGAACAGATGACTTTGGCAAATGTTTAAAGTGCCGGGAGAAGATACCTATTGAACGTATTTTATTAGCTCCGGAAAGTTCTTTTTGTGTAAATTGCGCTCGCTAAGAAAAAATGAAAACAAGGCCGCGTAGTTCAACTGGATAGAATATCAGATTTCGGCTCTGAGGGTTGGGGGTTCGAATCCTCCCGCGGTCACTACAAGCACCAAACCCCGCAACGGTAGTTGTGGGGTTTTTAGTTTCCTAAAGCGCCAATTTAAGCTTGCTTAAAGCTGGCGCTAGGGAAACTAAAACCGCATTGGCCCTGTCCCATGCAGGTTTGGTATTTCCAGATGGGAACGCAATGAGGCTCACCGAGCTGTAGTGAGGTAATCCATCACGAAGCGAAGTTTTCTTTTTTTAGTTTTCAACGCGCCCGCCCGCCTTTGGTGGCGAACACAATGAGGCTCACCGAGCGCAGTGAGGTGATCCTCGCCTTACGAAGTCATCTTTGTTAGTTTTCAAAAGCTCTGCCCAAATTTGTTTGTGAGTATAGAGCCGGTCGCTAATCCTGTTAATCGCCTGAAGCACTAATCCTTTACATCCAATATTAGCATATCCTTAACAGGGGAAACAAAATCATTCACTAAATTTGACTTCATGAGGCAAAACGCTGTAAAAATTCTTTTCTCTTTTATTTTACTCGGACTTTTTCTGGGAGCAAAAGGGCTTAGCTATCACGCATTGTCTCATGATGACAAAGGGGATACCATAAGCTGCGAACTTTGTGAGTTTGCACTTCTAAATGAAACTATCTCCTATGATCTGGCAGTGCAAACTGACTTCCCTGCACCATTCGTGCATAATCTGATACAAGAGACTTCTTGTTCTTTGTCTGAGGTAAACATTGAAGATCCTTTTTATCAAATCCTCTTTGGCAGGCCGCCCCCATTTTATCTGGTATAATTTCCCACCGGAACAAGCTCCCTTAGGTACTCTTTTTCTTTGAGGCCTCTTAATTTATACTTTTTTCAATGATTATAAGACACTTATATATAGTGATCCTTCTACTTATACCTGCTTTAGGTATAGGGCAACAGTGCGACAATACGCTGTCTGGAAAAGTACTGGACTTTCACAACAAAAGTCCGCTTACCGGAGCTACCTTGTTTATTCCGGAATTAGACGTTTCAGCGATTACGGATTTTAATGGACTCTATGAGATTAAGAATTTGTGTGAAGGGAAATACGAATTGGAAATTATGCATCCTGAATGCAGAACTGTGTTTTATACCGTTAGGATATCAGCAAATACGGAGAAAGACTTTCTCTTAGAGCATCATCTGGAACAACTGGAAGAGGTTCAGGTTGTTGGTGGAGCTATTTCAAAAAAGACGAATTCTGGTTTGGAACAGCGCCTGGCATCTGAAGCTTTAGTGAGATACAGTGGTGCCAGTTTGGGAGATGCCTTAAATGAACTCAGTGGTGTTTCCAGTATTAGTACCGGGGCAACGATTGTTAAACCGGTGATCCACGGCTTAAACGGAAGTAGGGTATTGGTCCTTAATGACGGGGTTCGAATGCAGGATATGGAATGGGGTGATGAACATGCACCGAATGTCGATATCAATGCTGCCAATGCGATTTCGATTGTAAAAGGGGCTGCAGCCTTGCAATATGGAGGAGATGCTATTGGAGGGGTTATTCTTCTGGAGCAGGAAAACATGCCGGCAAAGGATACCCTTTACGGAAAGACCGTAATTAATGGGATCTACAATGGAAGGGGAGGAAGTATATCTTCTGAACTGTCAAAGGTTTTTAAAGATCAGTGGTTTCTAAAGGCTCAGGGTTCCTATAAACGCCTGGGAGATCAGGAAGCTCCTGACTATAACTTGTCCAATACGGGAATTGCAGAATCAGGATTGTCCTTACAATTTGGGAAAAAGACTTTTAACTGGGGTGTTCATGCCCGATTCTCATATTACGATGCTGAAATTGCGATCCTCAGGGCTTCTCATATCGGCAATATCGATGACCTTATACGAAGTATTAACAGTGGAATCCCCGAAATCATAAGGCCTTTTACCTATGACTTGCAAAATCCCAGGCAGAAGGTAACCCACTACCTGGGAAAAGTTGCGCTTTATAAGAGGTTTGAGGGCTTAGGTAAGTTGAGTTTTCAATACGATTTTCAGGATAACCGAAGATTGGAATACGACGTGAGGCGCGGGGAACTTAATGACCAGGCTTCTCTTGATCTTCAGCTTACCACCCACACTTTGAGTACAGATTTTAAATGGGATGCCGATGATAAACTGGAAATGCAATTTGGTTTGATGGGGCGATACCAGGAGAATTTTCCGAACCCGGCTACAGGCGTCAGAAGACTGATCCCTGATTATGAGAAAATAGATCTGGGAATATATGGCACGGCGGAATACCGGATAAATAATAACTGGGAAGTTGATGGAGGAATTCGATACGACTATTCACAGATTGATGCTCTTAAGTTTTATCAGACCAGCCGTTGGGAGGAAAGGGGTTACGATCAGGATTTCAGTGATATAGTTGTTGAAGATCTGGGTTCGCAGTTGTTGACCAATCCCGTGCTCGATTTTAACAATATTTCTGTTACCTCCGGAGTACAGTATTCAAAGAATAACAATACCTTTTTCAGATTTAACTATTCACTTTCACAAAGAGCACCAAATCCATCTGAACTTTTTAGTGACGGACTCCATCACTCCGCTGCGCGGATAGAACTCGGCGACTTGCGGATAAAGAGTGAAACGTCAAATAAAATCTCCCTGTCTTTCGAAAAACAATACCAGGACTGGGGTATCACTGTGGAGCCTTATGCCAACTTCCTCGTGGATTTTATTTTGCTTGAACCCACTGGCGTGGAGTTTACTATCAGGGGAGCGTTCCCGGTATGGACCTATAGACAAACGGACAGTAGATTGTTGGGCCTGGATATTTCGGGATATAAAAATTGGAATGAGCAGTGGACAACCGAACATCAGTTCTCAATAGTAAAGGGGACAGATGTAGAGAATGATATACCGCTGATCAATGTGCCCTCGGCAAATTTCAGAAACAGGCTTCGATTTACTAAAAAGGAGTGGAAGGGATTAGAAGTTTCACTGATGAGCAATCTCGTTTTTCGTCAGAATGAAACACCGCCCAATTTTGTGGTTTTTTCACCTGAACAACAGCAGGATGTTCTCCTGGAAATTAATAGTCCGCCAGATACGTATCACCTGTTGGGATTTACTTCAAAAATGGAATTCTCCCTCGGGGGTGCTCGTGTCTTAACGACCTCATTGAACGTAAACAATATTTTAAATACCTCCTTCAGGGACTATCTCGACAGGCAGAGATTTTTTGCTGACGGGATGGGCAGAAACATTTTATTACAGCTAATTATTAACTATTAAATACGATTAAGACTATGAAAACAGTAAAGATTCTAACCCTTTTAATGCTTGGCGGAACACTCTTGACCTCCTGTTCAGATGACGATCCGGCTCCTGAACCCATCAACGAAGAAGAGATTATTACTACCTTAACGGTTACTCTAACTCCAGATGGTGGAGGGACCACAGTAACCTTGCAGAGTCAGGACTTAGATGGGGACGGTCCTAATGCTCCCGTGGTTACCGTTTCAGGAGATCTGGTTGCGGGAACTACTTATAACGGTGGCATTGTGGTGTTAAATGAGACCGAGACCCCAGCTGAAAATATTACCGAGGAGGTAGAGGAAGAGGATGACGAGCATCAGTTCTTTTACACTGTGGGTGGAGGTCTTGACGTAACTACAGAGTATGCTAATTTTGACGGTAATGGCAATCCCCTGGGGACAGAATTTACTTTGATATCCGGGGCTGCAAGTTCTGGAACACTTGCGTTCACTTTGCGCCACGAACCCACAAAGCCTAACACCGGTCTGGCTGATGCAGGTGGTGAGACAGATATTGCAGTAACCTTTAATGTAACGGTTCAGTAGGGCTTTGTCTAATGTATTTCACCTCGCTGAGATCAGGGAGGCAAAGAAAAACCCTCCAATTGTCTAAGGCAAATTCATGCCAGGGCATTTTGGAGGGTTTTTAATTATTGGTCTTTATAACCACAAATTTATTTGTTATTCAATCAGAATAGATTACGGAATAGTCTTGTCCGTTAGGCAGGGACTGATTGCTCCTTAACGATATGCGCCATGATCGTCTTGGCATGCACCCTAGAATTTTCAATAAACCATTTATGGGTTTCCATTCCACCGCAAATTACTCCTGCAAGATACAAGCCTTCAACATTGGTCTCCATAGTTTCCGGGTTGTAATCAGGGAGTCTTTTCTTGTCCTGAGACAGGTTAATACCCATGTTTTCAAGAAATTTAAAATTGGGCATATAACCGGTAAGGGCCAGGACGAAGTCGTTTTCGATATTAATTGTACCATCCGGACTGTCTAAGATGATTTCTCGCTCTCTCACCTCAGAAACAGTGGAATTGTAATACGCTTTAATGCTACCTTCCTCTATTCGGTTAATAATGTCGGGTCTCACCCAGTATTTAACTCTTTGACCAACTTCTGGACCCCTGATGATCATGGTGACATCAGCGCCTTTTCTCCAGCATTCCAGAGCAGCGTCGACTGCAGAATTACTCGCTCCTACGACTGCCAACTTTTGACTGGCAAAAAAGTGAGGGTCGTTGTAATAATGCGAAACCTTAGGTAATTCTTCTCCCGGGACATTGAGTTTGTTTGGCAGGTCATAAAAGCCCGTAGCTATGATCACATACCTCGATTCATATGTTTCTTTTTCTGTTGTCGTCTGAAAGCGTTCACCTATTTTTTTTACCGAGCCCACTTTTTCAAAAAGGTTGATGTTCAGCTTATTTGAAGTGACGATCCTTCTGTAATATTCCAGGGCTTCATTTCTTTTAGGCTTAGCTTCCTTACTGATAAAGGGGATTTCGTCAATCTCCAGTTTCTCTGAGGAAGAAAAAAACTGCATATTCACCGGATAGTTGAAAAGGGAGTTCACAATGGGACCTTTTTCGATAATAAGATAAGACAGCCCTTTTTTCTTGGCTTCCAGTCCGCAGGCTATCCCAATGGGTCCGCCTCCAACAATAATAAGATCAAATTCTTTCTTCATATCCCTCGCTTAGTAGTTTAATCATCTAAATCATTACAAAGCTAGGCATATTCTTATTAAAACACCGAAGCTAAAGTGCAGGGTTAAACCTGACAATTATCATTCTTTTCCGGTAATTTGAATCGGATATTTAGGAAATAATACTAAAACAATTCATCATGACTATTTCCATAGATATACCCATCTCAACCATTATGACAAAAAATATAATTTCCGTCAACCTGGAGGATGGGTTAGAGAGAGCAGAACATTTATTCAAAAAGCACAATATCCGGCACATGCCGGTGACCCAGAATAAAAAGATCGTAGGGATGCTCAGTATGAACGATTTATTGCGTTTGAGCTTCGCAGACGGGGCTTTTCGTGAGGAGGACAATATTAAATCGGAGATTTATGAAATGTTTACCATTAATCAGCTTATGGTACGAACCCCCGAAACAATTAGCTCAAAGGAAACGGTTAGGGAAGCAACGGCTTTATTGGTAAAGCGCAAGTATCACTCATTACCTGTAGTAGATGATGGAGAGGTGGTAGGTATCGTCACCACCACAGACCTTTTGAAATATTATCTGTCCATGTTTTAGGAAAGGTTAGAAGAAGCTAATTCTGAGATCATCTTGGCTGGGTTTTCGGCTTTGAAGACAGAACTTCCCGCAACCAGCACGTCAGCACCTGCTTCAACTAGTTTTGAGGCATTTGCCGAGCTTACTCCGCCATCTATCTCAATTAGTGCAGTAGCACTTTGCTCATTAATCATCCCTCGGAGTTTTTCGACCTTCTTATAGGTTTGAGGGATAAAGGATTGCCCACCAAAACCGGGGTTCACACTCATTACCAGTACCAGATCCAGATCTGTTAATATGTTTTCCAGCAAGGAGACCTCTGTATGGGGATTTAGGGCCACGCCCGCCTTCATTCCTGACGCCTTAATGGCCTGTATGGTCCGATGCAGATGTGTGCAGGCTTCATAGTGTACGGTAAGCAGATACACCCCTAGATCGGCAAATGTTTGTATATATCGATCAGGGTCTACGATCATTAGATGAGTATCCAGAGGTTTTGTGGCGTATTTGGAGATGGTACTTACCACGGGCATCCCATAGGAAATATTTGGGACGAATAGTCCGTCCATGATGTCGAGATGATGCCATGCAGCTTCACTCTCATTCACCATTTCCACTTCTTTCTGAAGGTTACCAAAGTCTGCTGCAAGCAGGGAGGGAGCTATTTTTACGCGATTCATAGGTCGGCAGAATTAATATTAGTAAAAGTAATCAAACCACTTTTATTCAGACATAGCGCCTGGCTCTTTTCTGATGGTGATGTTGCTCAGATCGGTTTCAGCAGCAATATACCCAAAGGAACTCCAGTTATCTCCTTCGATTATTTTGGTCATTAGCAACATCCCTTTTTCGATTTTTTTACTTTCCTCTTCCGTAAAATACCAGTTGGCCAAACCGTAAGCAACGGCATCTGACGCTGCTGAGGCTTCACCTTCTGGTAAAAGATCTTCTTCTGTGATCAAGCCTTTGTAAAAAAGGCATAGATTATGGTAGCTGCTATTTTCTATGACCTCAAGCTCAGGAGTGATCGGGAGCAAGAGACTATCTGCTGCCGAATAGTTATTCAATCTTCTTTGAATCATGTAGAGCCAGTGCGTACTCGATACAAGATTATCCGGGTTTTCACCACTTTCCTTGCATTTAAGGTACGCCTTGTAGGCATTGTCATAATCCTGTTTTAGGTAATAGGCAAGTCCGAGGTGGTACCAGATATTTCCGTGTAAGGTGCTTACGGGAATATTCATCGCATTGGGTATACCATCGGGTTCCACCTCATTGGCTTTACCTTTAATCAGTTCAGCGCCTTTTTCAAGGTCGGCAATAGCTTTGTCAAACTGCCTTAGCGAAATATATCGATGTCCCCGGTGCCTGTATAGTCGGGCATCTTCCGGAAATTTTTTGATCCCGCTTGTATAAATCGTTATGGCATCTTCGTAATGGCCCAGATATGCCGTTCTTCGGCCGTACCATATCAGCAGGTCTGCATCTGTGGTGTCGTTCAAATATGCTCTTCTCGCTTCCTGATAATCCTGAAGGGCCTTACCACTGGCCTTATTTCGCTCATAGACTTTTCCCAGGGGAGTGGTGAAAGGTTGAGGTGTTTCCGGGATAGGATCACTTTTTAGGTTACAGCAGGATAGGATCAGAAAGAAAAAAACTGTACTTATTCTGATAATTCCTTTGGGTACTGAACTTAATATTGACATTTGCCGGGTTTTTAGGTTGGATTTAGACTGAAATGAAAAACTCCGGTAATCAGCCGGAGTTTATTCATCAATCAAAAAACGAACAGTCATGATACACTGTTGTTATCTTCTGCAAATTACACTAAAATCTCCAGTATTCCAATTTATGGTACGGACATCCGTGCTCTTGCATCCGGGATAATTACCCCAGATATGTCTTCAGGATCTTACTCCTTGAGGTGTGTTTCAACCTTCTGATTGCCTTTTCTTTTATTTGTCTTACACGTTCCCTGGTAAGGTCAAACGTCTCTCCAATTTCCTCAAGGGTCATGGAGTGTTGTCCCGCAAGTCCGAAGTAAAGTCGGATGACATCAGCTTCCCTTGGTGTAAGGGTTTCCAACGCTCTTTCTATTTCGGTTCTCAGAGATTCGTGCAAAAGATCTTTATCTGGATTTGGCGATTCCCCGCTGCGTAAAACATCGTAGAGATTTGAATCTTCCCCGTCAATCAGTGGAGCATCCATGGAGACGTGCCGTCCTGAATTCTTGAGTGATTGCTTCACATCTTCTACGGTCATATCCAATTCCTTGGCAATCTCTTCAGCAGATGGCATCCTTTCGTGTGCTTGCTCAAGAAAAGCGAAGGTTTTATTGATCTTATTGATCGAACCGATCTTGTTCAATGGCAAACGCACAATACGGGATTGTTCGGCCAAAGCCTGAAGAATGGATTGACGAATCCACCAAACGGCGTAGGAAATAAACTTAAAACCACGAGTTTCATCAAAACGTTGTGCAGCCTTGATAAGGCCAAGGTTTCCTTCGTTGATCAAATCCGGGAGCGTAAGCCCCTGATTCTGGTACTGTTTTGCTACAGAAACGACAAATCTAAGGTTGGCTTTGGTCAGCTTTTCAAGGGCGGTTTGATCGCCGGCCTTAATGCGTTGTGCCAATTCCACTTCTTCATCAGCTGTAATCAGATCTACCTTGCCAATTTCCTGTAGGTATTTGTCAAGAGAGGCCGTTTCACGGTTGGTTACCTGTTTTGTAATC
This DNA window, taken from Muriicola soli, encodes the following:
- a CDS encoding CBS domain-containing protein; protein product: MTISIDIPISTIMTKNIISVNLEDGLERAEHLFKKHNIRHMPVTQNKKIVGMLSMNDLLRLSFADGAFREEDNIKSEIYEMFTINQLMVRTPETISSKETVREATALLVKRKYHSLPVVDDGEVVGIVTTTDLLKYYLSMF
- a CDS encoding TraR/DksA C4-type zinc finger protein, yielding MDSSELKALLKSAITRTEKRIAQYRDLSRPVSPDNAIGRVSRMDAINNKGVMEAALRKAEDQLRGLKRNFSMLGTDDFGKCLKCREKIPIERILLAPESSFCVNCAR
- the ftsA gene encoding cell division protein FtsA, producing MEQENYSVGLDIGTTKIVAIIGKENEYGKIEVLGIGRSKSLGVHRGVVNNITQTIKSIQQAVEQAEANSGLKIGSVVVGIAGQHIRSLQHSDYITRANSEEVINEDDLEKLCNQVYKLVMLPGEEIIHVLPQEYKVDGQAEIKQPIGMYGGRLEANFHVVVGQVSSIKNIGRCIKSAGLDLYNITLEPLASSEAVLSQEEKEAGVALIDIGGGTTDLAIFKDGIIRHTAVIPFGGNVITEDIKEGCSIIEKQAELLKIKFGSAWPGENKDNEIVSIPGLRGREPKEITLKNLSKIIHARVVEIVEQVYVEIKNYGHEEQKKKLIAGIVLTGGGSQLKHLKQLVEYITGMDTRIGYPNEHLAGDSEAEIASPLYATAVGLLMNAVENKDKRRLKTIEEEQEREMVLEGHDEMGTATAAKKERKSVFDRWSEKLKDFLDNAE
- a CDS encoding type 1 periplasmic binding fold superfamily protein, which produces MKTVKILTLLMLGGTLLTSCSDDDPAPEPINEEEIITTLTVTLTPDGGGTTVTLQSQDLDGDGPNAPVVTVSGDLVAGTTYNGGIVVLNETETPAENITEEVEEEDDEHQFFYTVGGGLDVTTEYANFDGNGNPLGTEFTLISGAASSGTLAFTLRHEPTKPNTGLADAGGETDIAVTFNVTVQ
- the rpe gene encoding ribulose-phosphate 3-epimerase, whose protein sequence is MNRVKIAPSLLAADFGNLQKEVEMVNESEAAWHHLDIMDGLFVPNISYGMPVVSTISKYATKPLDTHLMIVDPDRYIQTFADLGVYLLTVHYEACTHLHRTIQAIKASGMKAGVALNPHTEVSLLENILTDLDLVLVMSVNPGFGGQSFIPQTYKKVEKLRGMINEQSATALIEIDGGVSSANASKLVEAGADVLVAGSSVFKAENPAKMISELASSNLS
- a CDS encoding YpdA family putative bacillithiol disulfide reductase encodes the protein MKKEFDLIIVGGGPIGIACGLEAKKKGLSYLIIEKGPIVNSLFNYPVNMQFFSSSEKLEIDEIPFISKEAKPKRNEALEYYRRIVTSNKLNINLFEKVGSVKKIGERFQTTTEKETYESRYVIIATGFYDLPNKLNVPGEELPKVSHYYNDPHFFASQKLAVVGASNSAVDAALECWRKGADVTMIIRGPEVGQRVKYWVRPDIINRIEEGSIKAYYNSTVSEVREREIILDSPDGTINIENDFVLALTGYMPNFKFLENMGINLSQDKKRLPDYNPETMETNVEGLYLAGVICGGMETHKWFIENSRVHAKTIMAHIVKEQSVPA
- the ftsZ gene encoding cell division protein FtsZ; protein product: MNKNTEFESISFDLPKNQSNVIKVIGVGGGGSNAINYMFQAGINGVDFVICNTDSQALQNSPVPNKIQLGVSLTEGLGAGANPEVGEQAAVESMEDIKRMLDTTTKMIFITAGMGGGTGTGAAPVIAKQAKSMDVLTVGIVTMPFQFEGKMRCQQAQKGIERLREHVDSLIIINNNKLREVYGNLGFKAGFSKADEVLATAARGIAEVITHHYTQNIDLRDAKTVLSNSGTAIMGSSMASGSARAQEAIMKALDSPLLNDNKINGAKNVLLLIVSGTKEITIDEIGEINDHIQIEAGHGANIIMGVGEDETLGDAIAVTVIATGFNVDQQDEIVNTESKKIIHTLEEDQKAEQQLMDSEEVVHELVMEEEETEPIVKHVLEVEEEMDLIPTTNFIRNFNVFYDEVVAENVDEDSFIIIDSKEAVFDIEVVDPITVSSLDKNKEQMAMSFDMPLSKKEDAEEIEEDKEHVITFTLDEEISDMDVNEHIEVIPVLEYNKDGEKRYSLDDYMELESKLTGARSKAEDFDPKIIEDELVFEHKTVSAYEQSNKESSPEEIDPMSSPIEELLKARADERRKKLKDFNYKFKNSLGHIEEIEKEPAYKRQGVNLNDSPKEGKVSRTTLGEDSNDEIQLRSNNSFLHDNVD
- a CDS encoding TonB-dependent receptor — its product is MIIRHLYIVILLLIPALGIGQQCDNTLSGKVLDFHNKSPLTGATLFIPELDVSAITDFNGLYEIKNLCEGKYELEIMHPECRTVFYTVRISANTEKDFLLEHHLEQLEEVQVVGGAISKKTNSGLEQRLASEALVRYSGASLGDALNELSGVSSISTGATIVKPVIHGLNGSRVLVLNDGVRMQDMEWGDEHAPNVDINAANAISIVKGAAALQYGGDAIGGVILLEQENMPAKDTLYGKTVINGIYNGRGGSISSELSKVFKDQWFLKAQGSYKRLGDQEAPDYNLSNTGIAESGLSLQFGKKTFNWGVHARFSYYDAEIAILRASHIGNIDDLIRSINSGIPEIIRPFTYDLQNPRQKVTHYLGKVALYKRFEGLGKLSFQYDFQDNRRLEYDVRRGELNDQASLDLQLTTHTLSTDFKWDADDKLEMQFGLMGRYQENFPNPATGVRRLIPDYEKIDLGIYGTAEYRINNNWEVDGGIRYDYSQIDALKFYQTSRWEERGYDQDFSDIVVEDLGSQLLTNPVLDFNNISVTSGVQYSKNNNTFFRFNYSLSQRAPNPSELFSDGLHHSAARIELGDLRIKSETSNKISLSFEKQYQDWGITVEPYANFLVDFILLEPTGVEFTIRGAFPVWTYRQTDSRLLGLDISGYKNWNEQWTTEHQFSIVKGTDVENDIPLINVPSANFRNRLRFTKKEWKGLEVSLMSNLVFRQNETPPNFVVFSPEQQQDVLLEINSPPDTYHLLGFTSKMEFSLGGARVLTTSLNVNNILNTSFRDYLDRQRFFADGMGRNILLQLIINY